The sequence below is a genomic window from Macadamia integrifolia cultivar HAES 741 chromosome 1, SCU_Mint_v3, whole genome shotgun sequence.
GATAACAATGTCAAGGGCATTTCAGACATTCATCATATGAGATGGAGTAATTATGATAACACAATGGTGAATATCATAATCTTCACCATACTTACTGTatcatggtttcaaatattGGTATGAAATCTTGATATATATCTACATGATCCAATATTTGGTGGAATGTTTCTTATTAGagataaattatttaaaaattgatatttttattgaaattgagGGTGATGTAGTCATCTGATATGACCCCCATAAGACCATCTAGTAGCTGTGCTCCTTGTTGTTTGGATCTTGATCGGATCCGACCTTTCCAAACTTTATGTTGTTGGGAAACTCTGCAAGGGTCTTGCCACCTTTTTGATTGACTATATTTGAGTCTTTGGGTTACTTTGGAGTTATATTTCATATCGAGGATTTGTGCTTCACAGACCAACGGATTTGAGAGTCAATCGTTCGGACTTGATAAAGGTTGTCATGGCACCTATAGTAAGACAAAAGATTTATTGTGATGCCCGCAGACCATGTGGATTGGTCATGTCTTCTTCTACATTGGTATCGATATCGCCGGAAACAAATACGAATCCCAATACcattattttgaaacttttttcTATTTGTATAATTGTATTTGTACCATTACAtgaatcctttttttatttccttttccctttgtgGGCTACATGACAGACCATGAAAGGATTAGCTTGTAAGTGAGAATTGACCCAATTCTGAACGCGTCTGTACCAACAAtaccacccccaccaccaccctGTGTTCCATAAAAAGATGAGAATCCCCCAACTTAAAATAAACAGAGAAAGGTGAAGTGAAAACCCCAACACCTAACGAAGCACTAAAAAATTctaataatataacaaaaatTGATTACCAAACCATCCCCAAGCATTGTCTCTCCattaaacagaaaaaaacaaCCCTTCCTCTCCTACTCCCCTCCTAGCCCTCAAGTCCCTCAACCCTCAAggatgttttttcctttttgtttgggTAAAATTGGTGTGGCAATAAGTTATAATCATTCTATAAGGTACACAATAGATAAAACCATATCTTATATCAGACACAACATTATTATGagggtaatttttttattactcaAAATACCTCCTACCGTGTAAAAGTTCGAGTTGAAGGATGAACTGTCTTGGTGCCAAACTCAGTGTAACTGAGCATGGCTACGGAAAATAAGATTCTATTAGGTAGAGGTGTGGATTGCAAGTTGAAACTatttattgaaatttgaaatgaaTTTTATATTCGAATCGTAAACTGTTTAATAATtgattcaattttctttttagaaatgaaACCTTTTTATTAAATggaattggttttgatttagaattgaaaccatttaaatcgATTAAAGTTTATTTAAATCGGTATGCTATTGAATCGATTATACATACTAAACGGATTAAAGAAATTAGTTTGTTTTGACATGTTGTATACGCTTTCTTAAGATTTGATAATTaatgtaatttattttaaattatttttatctcTTAAATCATAATTTAGTTATAGATGTCATGGTTCAATCTTTGTATCAGTGAATTTCTTTATTAAGCTTTTAAAATAGATTCATTTTACCCCACGGGGGTTACTTATTAGTTGACAAAGAACAAcacttcaaaaattaaaatgttAGGCAAACATTGAAATTTAATAGGAAACATTTTATCGATGAACATTTTATGataatttaaaatggaaaatttgCCAAGGTGTTTTTCAATAAATGCTTGGGTTTGGGGTAAATTTTTAGGATAAAACAAACAACGAAAATCTAATTTTATCATAAATTTTTTACATTGAAATAAAGGAAGCCTTGGTAGACGAAAATCAACTCCTCAAAATTAAAAAGTCATGATTTCTACTATTCTTAAAAtctaactatatatatatatatatatataaggaaaatgTTAGGCATGCCGTCAATATTAAGTATGCTAgcatccattgtgtctatctctctcttccctttttgaaatgaTCCTCGTATCCTTCTTGAATGATACCTCAATCCTATTGGTGTTATctgctaacatacttgatatcgacggcatacctatctctctcccatatatttaaaaaataattctcATTTCTCAATTGGTACCAAATATAATTAGCCAACTTTGTATATCTAAGCCGTCCATTTCAGCCCTTCGAATGACAATAGGGTCAacatgggagagagagagagagagaaactgttACTATTCCAGTAGCATACAAGGTGACGGAAGTGAACTGCCGTTAAATCCGTTAAAAGAGCATGTGAGTGCGCCTTCAGTAAGGACTCTAAGGAGAGAGAAGTGCCGTCTTTACAGACTGTACTTACCTCCTCCCTCAACCAACCCCATCAGAAGAAAACGGAAAttcccctcttctctcttctctcttctctcttctctctaatGCCTTACACCTCAACTCAACAGTTCTAACTCTCCACATCGCTCTTTACGATTTAGTTTACATTAGAAACGAatatgggaagaagaagaagaagcagaatatAGTCCAAAACCCTTCTTAACTTCTTCCCTTTACTGTACTCTTCCccctttctttgtttctctctccccttctccctctctctagtCTCAGTTTCTAACTTCTgagtcctcttcttcctcttctccttggaggattttttttttcttcagtttcTAGGGTTCAGGGGATAATGTCTCCATCGAGCGAATGATTTATCTTCTTCAGCTTCCGATTGACTGAGAAATGCATCTTCATTTGCTGTTGCTGATTCTACCTCTGCTGTTCTTCGGAGTTTTGGGTTCTGAAGATGAAGTCCAAGCGCTTCTCGAGTTTAAGAAAGGGATCTTTGACGATCCCCTTGGGCGTGTACTCAATTCATGGGACGGCAGTTCAGTGGCACTCAACGGTTGTCCTCAGAGCTGGTATGGGATTGACTGCGACGACGGTTCTGGTTCAGTCACGGCTCTTGTTCTCGATGAACTGAATTTGTCCGGAGATTTAAAGTTCTCTACCTTGATTGGGCTCAAAATGCTGAAGAATCTCAGCCTCTCTGGGAACTTCTTTACTGGTCGACTGGTCCCGGGCATGGGAGGGTTGAGTTCTCTGCAGTATTTGGATCTGTCCAGGAATCAGTTCTCCGGCCCCATCCCTGGTAGGATTAACGATCTCTGGGGTTTGACCTATCTCAACCTCTCTTCCAACAACTTCAGTGGTGGACACCCGACTGGAATCAGGAATCTTCGGCAGTTGAAGTTCTTGGATTTACATTCTAATCAACTTTGGGGCGACATTGGAGATTTGTTGTCGGAGTTGCGCAATGTTGAATACGTTGATTTGAGCTTTAATGAGTTCTATGGAGGTCTTTCGTTGGCCGCGGAAAACATTTCCAGCTTGTCTAATACGATTCGGTATGTGAATATGAGTCACAATAGATTGAGTGGGGAATTCTTTTCGAATGTTTCACTGAATTTGTTAAGGAACTTGGTCGTTTTGGACCTTGGGGACAATCAGCTTACTGGACAGCTCCCGAAAATCAACTCATTGCCTAACCTGAATATTTTACGGCTTGGAAACAATCGGTTGTACGGATCCATTCAGGAAGAGCTGCTGGGCGATTCTATTCCGCTGGAGGAACTGGATCTAAGCAACAATTGGTTTTCAGGTGaagtttttgttttaattcCTGGATCCTATGGGTTTGCAGATGAAATATTTGTTTTAATTACTAGATCTTTTCTTCCACACCTCATTTATGTCTTGTCTTGTCCGGGTAATAGAGAACGTAGCTTATTCAGTCCAAAAAATACTTCTAACCATATAGATCTACATTAGCCGGAAGAAATGCAACATAGTCTGGGATCGACAAATATTTGTGTTTGCACTTTCTTAAGAGTCTTCTATTTCATCAATAGGCCCCAACAGATCAAAGGTACAAACTCCTGGCAATTACACCCTTTTCGTCAAATGGcagaaaaagaccaaaatatgaaACATTCCGTAATCTGGAAGATTGAAACCAAGTCTAGGATCAACAAACATATGTGTTTGCAGATTGTTAAgaattttctgttcttttttgaaaaattcttcaatttAATTCCATCCATAGTTACCAATAGATCTAAGATACTAAACTCCTggggagagagggaaaaatTGACCAAATTATGAAATATTCCATCACCACCTGAGGAGAAGTGAAGAACCATCAAAGAATCCATAGAAGGAGAACCATATCTCTGGAAATAAGAGTACAGATCAATAGATGGTGCACTGATGTCATTCTGGAAAGGAGATATTTTAATGGATCGAGGAAGGGATACAACTTCTAATTAGATGGAAGGgcagagagagatggagagagatagagagtcGTTTGTTTCCCATTATGGATTAGGTTGGTAGATGAAAAGATTAGTAGTTCCTTAAGTCAAAATTTTTTCCAAGTGGGCCCTCTCCGATAGGTTTTCTAACCGGTCCATATATTTCTACCACATGGAGgggtgatgtggcaattctTACCATTGGATATCTAGGACTTGGACTTGATTggccatgtgtcaaatttcagacaaCCAAATACCCCCTTCCCCATGGATGTCCATGCATCCCTATATTTGTTAACCGTTTATTTCTTGGCTTGCACCCTCTCCATGGTCCTTAATAATATCAATCCTTGAGGTTGCCACTTGGCCAATCCTAATTGGGATGAAAGTATAAAACTTGATATGTGAGCAGGGAACTGGGTCCACCTGTCCATATAATTACAGCCCTGTCTAACCTGCCATTTGGCAGAACCAAGGCCTGCCTGGAGAACCCTCTCCAGATCAGCCTGCCTAGAAACCCCGCTTCATTccttaattaaatttaattttactGAAATGGTGGGATATTATTGACTCAAGAAAGAAAATGGTGGTGTATTGCTTACCAAGCTTCCTGTATGCAAGGTTTTTGGTCTTACTGgaagaaaaatcccaaaatataGTAACCAATGAGAATTTTGTATTTGAGATCTTttgattttctaaaaaaataaaaaaaaataaaaataaaaaaaaagaagaagaagaagaagaagaagaagaagaagaagaaaagtgttGGGCTTGGTGGCAAATTCCTTGGGAGTAATACAACTCCCGTTTTAATCATGGATATAAACTGAATCTGCATTTGCATATGTGGATACCTGAATACCCTTGGATGCTAGCCTGTTACTGAATTTTTCCCTCTTATTTATCTATCACAAAATTCCGgacaattattattttttggataggtCAAAAATCCAGACAATAGAAGTGTGCTCCtttctgtttattttcttatgagtTGCAAAATTTAGGAATACAGAATCATGAAAAACTCTTTATGTGTGATTTGTTGTTGCTTGCTTTAACCATTATGTTCTATTGTATTGCTTTAGCAGTCATGTTCTATGTTCTTTATTAGGCAAACTTTAATTCATTCTCTGTGAGAGGTATCTGAGAGCTGCAAACTTTACACCTGCAGGTTCAATTCAGGGAATCAAGTCTCCTAATTTGAAAGTTTTGAATCTTTCATCAAATTTGCTGGCTGGATCACTGCCTTCCAATTTAGGAGGATGTGTGATTCTGGATTTGAGCAAAAACATGATTTCTGGTGACATATCAACTGTGCAAAGTTGGGGGGACACTATGGAGGTTATCGATTTGAGTTCAAATTCTTTGTCAGGCAGCTTTCCAAATCTGACTACCCAGTTTCAGAACTTGACTTCTATTAAGATTAGAAATAATTCCTTGGTAGGTGACCTTCCTTCGGCATTAGGGTCCTGTCCAAGACTTTCTGCAGTTGACTTCAGTTTGAATGGTCTTACAGGGTGTATTCCGACTAGTTTCTTCACCTTGTTGTCCTTAACATACCTGAATCTCTCAGGAAATCACTTTACTGGGTCAATCCCTCTTCAAGGCCCACATGCCACTGAATCATTATCTTCACCTTCTTATTCACATATCGAATCCCTTGATCTCTCCAGTAATTCATTAACTGGTTCCTTGCCTTCTGCAATAGGTAATATGGGTGGGCTTAAGTTGCTAAACCTTGCAAAGAACAGCTTGTCTGGACAGCTACCAAGTGAACTTAATAAACTTAATGGCTTGGAGTACCTCGACTTATCAAGCAATCATTTCAGTGGTTGGATTCCTGATAGGCTTCCATCGACTCTTAAGTTTTTCAATGTGTCCTATAATGATCTCTCTGGTACTGTTCCTGGAAATTTGTGGCATTTCCCCCCTAATTCATTTCATCCTGGAAATCCTTCACTAATCTCCCCAACTGACACGGCTACACAGAGCAATGGGTCTGGGGGTTTTCATGGTGGTGGGCAACGTCACAATTCAAAAACTAGTATCAGACTGGCGATTGCTCTTGCTTCTGTTGGGGCAGTGGTGATGATTGCCTTTGTTTTACTGGCATATTATCGAGGGCACTTGCAAGAGTTCCCTGGAAGAAGTGGGATTAGTGGGCAAACTATGGGGAGGGATATTAAGCTGGGAAGATTTGCTCGACCATCTCGTTTAAAGTTCCAGAAAAGTATTGACCCCGCTCCAACTTCGTTAAGTTTTTCAAGTGATCACTTGCTAACTTCAAATGCAAGGTCAATGTCTGGGTTCATAATTGGAACAGCAGAGCGTGGTTTGACTGAGGAAATAGAAGCAGGTCCTGAGTCTATAAAGCCTGATATTCCAGATAATCATCCTCCAACCTCCGGATGGAATTCCTCACCAGGGTCCACCTTGCCTTCGTCACCCCGTTTTATTGAGGCTTGTGAGCAACCGGCGATGTTAAATGTGTACTCACCAGATCGATTAGTTGGAGAGCTATTTTTCCTGGACAGCTCATTAGGATTCACAGCTGAGGAGTTGTCTCGGGCACCAGCAGAAGTTCTTGGTAGAAGCAGCCATGGGACTTTATACAAGGCTACCCTAGATAATGGACATATTTTGACTGTGAAGTGGTTGCGAATAGGACTCGTCAAACATAAGAAAGAATTCGCTAAGGAAGCTAAAAAAATTGGATCTATTAGACATCCAAACATTGTTCCTCTAAGAGCATATTATTGGGGGCCCCGGGAACAAGAAAGGCTGATTGTAGCGGATTATGTCCGTGGAGATAGCATGGCCCTACATCTCTATGGTAAGAACTTCTAACATTCAACTTTCTACTGGCACTGTAAGATGTACAATGCTTTATGAACTGTCACCTTTCATGCAGGATTTTGTTGCAATCTTTATATATGCTGAAGTGagcttgattttttatatgtatagTTCTGTTTCTTTTGAGGTCTTTCAAAGCTCTCAGGAAATGAATGGTTATTGACCTGATATTGTACTTGAGTAAAAGCCTTGGTAAAAAGAAACTGACAATAGTGTCTTACAAAGCTTGAGagaattttgttttcagaaGCTTCGAGGAATCGTGTAAGTTACATGGTATGCATGCTTGTGGTACTGCAAGGAACTTCCTTAATATACTAACTgaaatatttatgaaaacaaacaaTGAACCGAAATACATGTATGCAGACTGCTGGATTCTGACAACCCATGAAAAAAGGTTTTGGACTTGTTTTTAATTTAAGGCTGGGTTTGTGAGGAGTTGAGAAAACATTGAAATGATTTAGTATACTTAAAACAAAGCTTGCAACTTGGTCCAAGTGTGTCCACATTATTAGGCTATGCTGAGATCAGAACGAAGGTCAAGGCACCTATGCAAAGAACAGGGTCTGGGATTTTGATTTGGATACATGATGGCTTGGTAGCGGAAGCAAAGTAATATGGTCTAGTCACGTCACGAATACTTGCAGGAAGGAATGAGGTAAATGCCAATTACATAAAGCCGTGGTCACTAGTCCAAGCGCTTGGGCTTATGTTGATATTGGAACTAGCAAGGTCATGGTGTGAATTAAGGAGTTGGGCTatgaatgcaaaaaaaaaaatttactctgAAGAGTATTCATATGGCTTGGGTTTCTTTCACTCAGAGGATTTTATTGATGGCTTACTATAGATTCAGGTTATCATGCTGTAATTAATTTGAAAACTggttttattttgttgacaACCTATATGATCAGTtcagattttattttcattttctgaaTGTAAATTCTGGATAGGTTAGCTAGAATAATTTAGATTTGGTAGTTTAGAACCATAAAAAACAGTTTGGTAACTATCAGCAATTAGATCTTTGATGATGAAATTGGATTTATTCCTTGCTAAAATTTTCAGGGCCCGCAATTAATTAGAAACCTGGTTTTATTTGTATAAACTGAGCTTAGGACTTGCATAATTTCTATGCAATTCGTCTTATCATCATAACTCTATGTGAACAATGGCAATCATGATTGCGAATGTTGGGGTGGCTTCATTCAATGGTGTATTGTCTTGTATTCCTAAAATTATTCTCATCTGTGAACTAAAAAAATTTGACTCGTCTGTTTGGTCATACTTTACTACCCCTTCCCTGCCCCTCCAAAAGTAATGATCTTACTATCATCTCTTTGCATTAATTGTTCATAGGAGATCTTCTTGGATAAAACCCATTATACCATAGCTCCCTTGCTTCTCATTTGTACTAGTAACAGAATCAGTAACCCACAGGCTCATGCCACTTATTTTCTGCTTCTCTGTATTTTTTCGAAGTTCTTTGCACGTGTGTACAAAGATGCATATGATCCTCTTTTTGTGTGTGCATTATTGATAAGCTCTTTCATTTGCTTGGAAGATTCTCTAATTAACATGTTTTTTGTAGAGACAACTCCTCAAAGGTACTCCCCATCGTCATTTAGTCAGAGACTAAAAATTGCAATTGACGTTGCTCGGTGTCTAACATACCTCCATGATAATGGCCTCCCTCATGGCAACCTAAAGCCAACAAATATACTCCTAACTGGCCGTGATCTTACTGCTCGCATCACAGATTATGGTCTCCATCGTCTCATGACACCTCCTGGAACTGCAGAGCAGATCTTAAATTTGGGAGCACTTGGTTACCGGGCCCCAGAGCTTTCAACTGCGGCTAAACCTTTGCCAACCTTTAAGGCCGATGTCTATTCATTTGGGGTGATACTGATGGAACTGTTAACTAGAAGAAGTGCCGGTGACATTATTTCTGGCCAGACAGGTGCAGTAGATCTTACAGATTGGGTCCGACTTTGTGCCCATGAAGGACGAGGAATGCATTGCTTTGACAGAGACATTGCTAGTGGAGAAGAACCTATTAAAGCAATGGATGACTTGCTTGCCATATCACTGAGGTGTGTTCTTCCTGTGAATGAGAGGCCTAACATGAGACAAGTTTTTGAGGATCTCTGTTCTATATCTGTTTGAAATGTACATGTCTTCAAATagggtttttcattttttcaactTCATTGTTCTCTATTTTCCCCTCCCCTTATTGGGTCCCAAGCCTTCTGATCTTCAATTTTTTACCGGCTTTGATGTAAAGGAATGATTGGtcaattgattgattgatttatTTGAGAGCTTTAATTGCAGGGattgtaaatttttatttttcttccatttaaaTGTTCTTCATGAGATTGTTTACAGCACTAGACTCATCAGTtgattttgattaatttttcaCCAAAACAAATCAATCATATTTAATTGAGAATAGGGGAAGCACGTTCAGAAATGTTGAGAGCAAAGAGTAGTGGTGTGCATGTCCTAAAATTAGAGCCTATCTCGTTCCTCACCTGGACCAATCATCGTGATAATTGTGATAATCAGGCGGCTCCTCTATCAACGCACGTCTTCAGCTTGATAGATTCCAACTTCTATATTTCCTTATTCTTTGGGATTTTCTTTGTACATGCAACTTTATTTATTCTCTCGTTTGAATGAATTCAAATCAAGTTGACTGACTTTTATCAGACTTGTctgcaaaatatcattttatatatatgataaagtgtcaaaacctagcccgaaccaATAAAATTGATCAAATCAAATTGCTTTTTATTAGATTGGTATTAGATTGAGGTATGTTAAGATTGATTAAAAATCAGATTAAACTGAATCGATCATTAATTAAACTAAAatcaatattagtgagaattaTTTTTTGTGCAAGGGGAATTTTTACAAGtcaatgaatatgaggttatgaaaaaagaaattgatttgtaaattgtaacaatgcttccattgatctccttgttcactataaaaaaattagttggataaataaatgaaagattggatagtagggttcattttgttatttcaatATTGGTTATAttcttagtaattagttatctactggttttaatattagttatcttccccttacaatgataaaccataaTTTTAtcacaaatttaaagtgttttcgtcaaatctttcgTCATTACTAGTTATgaaatgtaagatttcattatggtccACGCTCGATAATAAATCGATCTAAACCGGTACTAACCCCAATATTGAAACACTGAAATAAATCGAAAGTAAAttggaccaaaaccaaaaccgaccGAAAAACAAagttccttaacagattgattttgatctcccTTGTTCCTAAATCTAAACCGATTCAACTCAACCAAAACTGAGCCAAACCGACAGATTGACACCACTAATATATGATGTGGGAATAATGCTACGCAATGGGACAGTTGCTTGGTTTCTTAAATAGAAATGAGGAAGGTTTTTGAACTATTGATTGTGGCATAGCAATTTGAGTGTGAATCTTTAGAGCTTATGAAGCTCTTGGGTCCATAACTGAAGCATGTCCCTCAGAAAACAAGTTTATTTGAGGAACCAATATGGGCACCCACAACCCCAATAAGAGAGAAGCTTTGCAAAGAGGAATATTCTGTGAAGCTATTTAgctattctctttcttttttgagtCTACAATCAATATCAATAGTCAATTCTGCGAGGTGCCTGTCATCCTAAATGAAGTTTCTTTTGTCACTTTCATTGGAACATGTTACAAGGCAGGAGTGACCATTATGTGGTAAATAAATGGCAAAAGGTTGTGGTGCACAATCATGCATACAGTCCGTCGTTGGATGGAATTCAGGGGTGTtaatttagaatcaaaacaaaaatcgatcatttaaaaccaaatcgaaacaaATTAATtcgatttttatttgaaaatatagAATCTTTCTTGatttgattcggttttggttttagtacTGAAACCATCAGTTTGAACTGAATTGAACcggaaaaaaattatatttctattttacGTTTTAATCAATGTGGATGATAAATTCTATTCCTTTCTAATATTTGGAAAAAGTTTGATAGATTATGATACTAACAAATAAAGGATTTTTCAGTTGGTGAAAATGTAAAAAGTTTGCACATACACCTAAAATAAGATCCAAATCAAATGCAAACTCGGTCAAAACCGAATAATGAACTGAATaaataaccaaaccaaaaccaaattatGTCAGTCACTGGTTTGGAAAAGAGGTTCCTCTTTGATTTTCATATATTGAATCTTGAAATCGAACCGAAACgaaaccaattgacacccttacactCCAGTCCAAGATAATGTGTTTGAAAATATAACACCGTCTGAGGATAAGTAAACAAAATGTCGTAGTGTGAGCCTAATATGGCATTCAGAATGCAAAGAGAGCCCTGCTTAGGGTAGCGATTGGGCCGGCCTAGGCCCGGTTCATTGAGGGCACAGGCCCATATTGAGACTACTTTAACCTTGGACTGGGCTCTGGTCGGCCCAATGTTAGTTTGCGATGGCCTCAGCCCAAGCTCAACGTACTGGCCTGGCCTGGCCAGGCAAGGCTTTGAATTAGCGCTGGAACCTATAGATAATTCTAATTAATGGCCACGATAATCTATAGTGAAACCTATGTcccctttatttctttatgCATATATGAGCGTGTGCCTTAACCCAAAGCCAGCCCTAACAGACCTCGGGCTGGGATTTTCTGTACCCAATCCTAGCCCATGGGCTGAAGAGCCCAAGCCCAAAGACTTTTGGCCGGGctcttctgcccaaaatctatCCCTGGCCCTGCTAAGGAGCCACGATCACTGTATTTTCCTTCCTGAAGCTAGTGTCTGAAGCCTGAAGGGAGAAGGCCTTAACATTTCAGAAATAGAATGGTTTGCCTTGGTATTTGACTACAAACCCAAACTTGGATATATCATGCCATACAACCAATAGGGATTTTTCCCCAAGTAGTCCTTATCTGCATTTCTATAAGTATGGTAATTGTTTCAACTGGAATTTTATTTCACATACAGATCTCAATGCTACACTCTATACCCACAAAGGCACCATGAGAAGTAAAAAAGACCAGACTTGCATAGTGTCTGGAAACAGCATTAATTACAGAACATATGATAAACAATGTTACTTATAGTATACACTCAATCACCTGCAGGAGCTGAAAAACATTGTCCAAGGAGTAGGTAAATTCACTCCTACTCAATTCTCATGTCTGGACTCGGAATAACCACCAGATCCATGGTTCGACTCCTGAGAATTAAATAAGTTGGGGTAAGAAAAGTATGGATCATCCTCCATTGAAGGTAAACGCTGAGGCTGGTGAGTCGTTCCATGTTCACGAACTTGGCCACTAGAAAGAGGTTGTTCAGATCTGTCTATGGGTGTGTCATATGATGGGCCACTAGAAAGAGCTTGTTCAGATCCGCCTTTGGGTGTGTCATATGATGGGGGATTTTCCATCTCTGATACCCATTCAGGTCTATGGTCTGGAAGTGGATCCTGTAGATATGGGGAATAACCATTGGTATCACCAAAAGACTGCTGATTTTCAAACTGAGGCACCGTCACGCTGGCAGATCGATCAGTATCATCTATGTCGCCTGTCTGGATAACTTCTTCACTGTGCTCCTGGTCATTGCTTTTTTTCATTAGTTCGGTGATTCTGACCTGCGCTAGACTTGCAGCTGAACGAGCTGCTGATGCTGCACGTTCAGCGCTTTCTGCAGCTGCCTGTGCTGCAGCCAGGACATCTTGCAAGTCAACATTGGCCTCAGTTTTGGTGCTTGACAAGGGAACTGGCTTGTCCTCACTTGCAGAAAATGAGGCAGCAGATACTGATGGAGgaacaataaatgggaggaATTGTTCGTCTCCCCTTGCACCAGATACAAGATTAGCTGGTTCACATGGGGAAGCAACCAGAGGTTCCTGTGCAACTTCATCAGGTTCTGAATGTGATCCCTTCAAGTGATTTTCATTGGCTCCAGAGTATCTCTTAATTCCATG
It includes:
- the LOC122082859 gene encoding probable inactive receptor kinase At5g10020 — encoded protein: MHLHLLLLILPLLFFGVLGSEDEVQALLEFKKGIFDDPLGRVLNSWDGSSVALNGCPQSWYGIDCDDGSGSVTALVLDELNLSGDLKFSTLIGLKMLKNLSLSGNFFTGRLVPGMGGLSSLQYLDLSRNQFSGPIPGRINDLWGLTYLNLSSNNFSGGHPTGIRNLRQLKFLDLHSNQLWGDIGDLLSELRNVEYVDLSFNEFYGGLSLAAENISSLSNTIRYVNMSHNRLSGEFFSNVSLNLLRNLVVLDLGDNQLTGQLPKINSLPNLNILRLGNNRLYGSIQEELLGDSIPLEELDLSNNWFSGSIQGIKSPNLKVLNLSSNLLAGSLPSNLGGCVILDLSKNMISGDISTVQSWGDTMEVIDLSSNSLSGSFPNLTTQFQNLTSIKIRNNSLVGDLPSALGSCPRLSAVDFSLNGLTGCIPTSFFTLLSLTYLNLSGNHFTGSIPLQGPHATESLSSPSYSHIESLDLSSNSLTGSLPSAIGNMGGLKLLNLAKNSLSGQLPSELNKLNGLEYLDLSSNHFSGWIPDRLPSTLKFFNVSYNDLSGTVPGNLWHFPPNSFHPGNPSLISPTDTATQSNGSGGFHGGGQRHNSKTSIRLAIALASVGAVVMIAFVLLAYYRGHLQEFPGRSGISGQTMGRDIKLGRFARPSRLKFQKSIDPAPTSLSFSSDHLLTSNARSMSGFIIGTAERGLTEEIEAGPESIKPDIPDNHPPTSGWNSSPGSTLPSSPRFIEACEQPAMLNVYSPDRLVGELFFLDSSLGFTAEELSRAPAEVLGRSSHGTLYKATLDNGHILTVKWLRIGLVKHKKEFAKEAKKIGSIRHPNIVPLRAYYWGPREQERLIVADYVRGDSMALHLYETTPQRYSPSSFSQRLKIAIDVARCLTYLHDNGLPHGNLKPTNILLTGRDLTARITDYGLHRLMTPPGTAEQILNLGALGYRAPELSTAAKPLPTFKADVYSFGVILMELLTRRSAGDIISGQTGAVDLTDWVRLCAHEGRGMHCFDRDIASGEEPIKAMDDLLAISLRCVLPVNERPNMRQVFEDLCSISV